One window of Medicago truncatula cultivar Jemalong A17 chromosome 2, MtrunA17r5.0-ANR, whole genome shotgun sequence genomic DNA carries:
- the LOC25487989 gene encoding EKC/KEOPS complex subunit Tprkb isoform X2: protein MFKSKIPYIFPVIAAAHKTLVAKSQDSLTTHTLQSELVYNYSGSKHITESLKRCGISGSTIYILAARFDASPDEIKAIEKLVIGKEIDLEELERRANQSQIQKISASELEVSSLAEC, encoded by the exons ATGTTTAAATCAAAG ATTCCATATATTTTCCCTGTTATAGCAGCTGCACACAAGACACTTGTAGCCAAGTCGCAAGACTCTTTGACCACACACACTCTTCAGTCAGAGCTCGTTTACAACTACTCAGGGTCCAAACAT ATTACTGAATCTTTAAAAAGATGTGGCATCTCTGGAAGCACAATTTATATCCTTGCTGCTCGATTTGATGCTTCTCCTGATGAG ATAAAAGCCATAGAGAAACTCGTCATTGGAAAAGAGATCGACCTGGAGGAGCTGGAACGGAGAGCAAACCAATCCCAGATACAAAAG ATATCTGCCTCGGAACTTGAAGTATCATCACTTGCTGAATGCTGA
- the LOC25487990 gene encoding uncharacterized protein: MGIIKGCFSFIAGTVTGVYVAQNYKVPDIAKLADTFLFVAKVTEQTYRKPDNNKKDENDD; encoded by the coding sequence atggGTATAATCAAGGGTTGCTTCTCTTTTATAGCAGGAACTGTTACCGGTGTTTACGTCGCTCAGAACTATAAAGTACCTGACATTGCTAAGCTCGCTGATACTTTCTTGTTCGTAGCAAAAGTCACCGAACAAACTTACCGCAAACCCGACAACAACaagaaagatgaaaatgatgattaA
- the LOC25487989 gene encoding EKC/KEOPS complex subunit Tprkb isoform X1 — protein sequence MQAARFEPKVEFLNASLIPYIFPVIAAAHKTLVAKSQDSLTTHTLQSELVYNYSGSKHITESLKRCGISGSTIYILAARFDASPDEIKAIEKLVIGKEIDLEELERRANQSQIQKISASELEVSSLAEC from the exons ATGCAAGCAGCGAGATTCGAGCCAAAAGTCGAATTCCTCAATGCTTctctt ATTCCATATATTTTCCCTGTTATAGCAGCTGCACACAAGACACTTGTAGCCAAGTCGCAAGACTCTTTGACCACACACACTCTTCAGTCAGAGCTCGTTTACAACTACTCAGGGTCCAAACAT ATTACTGAATCTTTAAAAAGATGTGGCATCTCTGGAAGCACAATTTATATCCTTGCTGCTCGATTTGATGCTTCTCCTGATGAG ATAAAAGCCATAGAGAAACTCGTCATTGGAAAAGAGATCGACCTGGAGGAGCTGGAACGGAGAGCAAACCAATCCCAGATACAAAAG ATATCTGCCTCGGAACTTGAAGTATCATCACTTGCTGAATGCTGA